GTTGTTCACTCCCTCCAGCCGCGGTTGGAGTTCAAGGGCTGCGGACAGCCTCTATACGGGCCGGTGACGGGATCATAACAAACCCTCAACGGGCTCGTATAGGAACCGTTATTGTTCCTGGCGCTAGGTGCAGGGTTCGTCCGCTTATAGCTCGTCTTGGGAATGGAGGCAGCCCCTATACGGGCCCGTCTCTGGTGCCCTACCTGGGGCTGTCTTCGTGCCTCCGGTCAAGTTCTACCTTGATCCCTCCCGTTACGCTGAGCTGGAGAGGTTGGCGAGGGAGAGGGGTACGACGATCCCCCAGCTTGTCAAGCGGCTCGTCGAGGATTGGCTCGAGGGCAGGCTGTGTGCCGGCACCGGGGCCAGACCCGGGCACAGTGTCGACGAGGCTAGGCTCCGTGAGTTCGAGAGACGCCTCGAACTCCTAGAGGAGACCGTGAAGGCTCTGCTCAGGATCATAGCGGGGAGGTGATATTGTCGTGGGCTCGGAGACACTCTATGAGTTTACCCGAAGGCTTGTGAGGGAGTCAAAATGGCTTCAGAAGGTGCTTATG
The Pyrolobus fumarii 1A DNA segment above includes these coding regions:
- a CDS encoding ribbon-helix-helix protein, CopG family, with product MPPVKFYLDPSRYAELERLARERGTTIPQLVKRLVEDWLEGRLCAGTGARPGHSVDEARLREFERRLELLEETVKALLRIIAGR